From a region of the Lentilactobacillus curieae genome:
- a CDS encoding GNAT family N-acetyltransferase encodes MELSIKRCDINDLDQLVDIAIETFVDTFLPNNKQKDIDQYVINAFKSSKLMDELHNPESQFFFIYSDEELAGYLKVNVGTAQTEDMGPDSFEVQRIYVRQKFKRTGVGTELMTRAIQLAKRAKKKQVWLGVWEKNVNAQKFYEKFGFIKTGSHKFLMGSTPNHDWIMTKQL; translated from the coding sequence ATGGAACTGAGCATCAAAAGGTGTGATATCAACGATTTGGATCAACTCGTTGATATTGCGATTGAAACCTTCGTTGATACTTTCTTACCAAATAACAAACAAAAAGATATTGATCAATATGTAATCAACGCGTTTAAAAGCTCAAAGCTAATGGATGAACTTCACAATCCTGAATCGCAGTTTTTCTTTATTTATTCCGATGAAGAACTGGCTGGTTACTTAAAGGTTAATGTTGGAACCGCCCAAACTGAAGATATGGGTCCAGATAGTTTTGAAGTTCAGAGAATTTACGTTAGGCAAAAATTTAAAAGAACTGGTGTTGGCACTGAGTTGATGACCCGGGCAATTCAGCTTGCTAAACGTGCCAAAAAGAAGCAAGTTTGGCTCGGAGTTTGGGAAAAAAATGTTAACGCACAGAAATTCTACGAAAAGTTTGGGTTTATCAAAACTGGGAGTCATAAGTTCTTAATGGGCAGTACACCAAATCACGATTGGATTATGACGAAACAGCTGTAA
- a CDS encoding MazG nucleotide pyrophosphohydrolase domain-containing protein has product MNLKDHENWLVEFYKQRDWYKYTPPVRLNYLTEEVGELSRAIRSIEFGRDHPGEHKLSTDEKFDNLNEELADVIDQVLIICSQYDIDPTSLMEYSERKLNKRFESNQGA; this is encoded by the coding sequence ATGAATTTAAAAGATCATGAAAATTGGTTAGTAGAGTTTTACAAACAACGAGATTGGTATAAGTACACACCTCCAGTTAGGCTAAATTATTTGACCGAAGAGGTTGGTGAACTGTCAAGAGCAATCCGTTCAATTGAATTCGGTCGCGATCATCCAGGTGAGCACAAGCTATCAACCGATGAAAAGTTTGATAACTTAAACGAAGAACTTGCAGATGTCATTGACCAAGTACTGATAATTTGTAGTCAATACGACATTGACCCCACATCCTTAATGGAATATAGCGAGCGGAAGCTAAATAAACGTTTCGAATCAAATCAAGGTGCTTAA
- a CDS encoding MFS transporter, translated as MIAVFIATFMTSVEVTIVTTALPAIISDLHGLAFQSWIMSAYLLTTAITTPIYGKMADTLGRKRVFQWGVLLFTIGSFLSGISPSIFFLVAARAIQGIGAGAVMPLTFTIIADYYSFKERAKVMALNNTAWGLSALVGPLVGGFLVDHLSWHWVFFVNVPLGLLVFVIIAIGYTESNFEKRQLTIDWLGILWLTVGLVALLLGIQSLDTNLAISMVLLVVAIVGFGLLVHQETRFNDPLIPPEMFRVKTFNVQILTATILSGVLIGFQVYLPIWLQSLYRLPATGAGMVVTSSSVMWLTASFFVGGLIARFVPKRVIMLVVTIQLVFYLMLVFANIHFPFWMFYIISAVNGTGMGIVISMNTILSQHLVSDSLVGSATAILTLGRSLGQTVMTGVYGAILNVVIRMQLHGISFSKVNDVISSSTNVRVTNRSMIDGIILNGLHSVFTLSAVMMVVVLVINFADPNKKIIK; from the coding sequence ATGATTGCAGTGTTTATTGCTACCTTTATGACTTCAGTTGAGGTAACTATCGTCACAACAGCTCTACCCGCAATCATTAGTGACTTGCATGGTTTGGCGTTTCAAAGTTGGATCATGAGTGCTTATTTGCTGACAACAGCTATCACCACCCCAATTTATGGAAAGATGGCTGACACGTTAGGCAGAAAACGAGTGTTTCAATGGGGGGTACTGCTCTTTACCATCGGTTCCTTTTTAAGTGGAATTTCACCATCGATTTTCTTCTTAGTTGCTGCAAGGGCGATTCAGGGAATCGGTGCTGGTGCAGTTATGCCATTAACGTTTACGATTATCGCTGATTACTACAGCTTTAAAGAACGTGCAAAAGTGATGGCCTTAAATAACACTGCCTGGGGTCTGTCAGCATTAGTTGGGCCACTTGTTGGTGGTTTCTTGGTTGACCATTTATCGTGGCATTGGGTATTTTTCGTTAATGTTCCTTTAGGGCTTTTAGTTTTTGTGATTATTGCGATTGGCTATACTGAGTCAAACTTTGAAAAACGCCAGCTAACTATCGACTGGTTAGGAATTTTATGGCTTACCGTTGGACTGGTAGCGTTGTTATTAGGTATTCAGAGTTTGGATACCAACTTAGCGATTTCAATGGTACTGTTAGTAGTTGCCATAGTCGGATTTGGGTTGCTAGTTCATCAAGAAACCCGGTTTAATGACCCGTTGATTCCACCAGAAATGTTTAGGGTCAAAACATTTAACGTGCAAATTTTAACGGCTACAATTTTAAGTGGGGTCTTGATTGGTTTTCAGGTCTATTTACCAATTTGGTTGCAATCACTGTACAGATTACCCGCAACTGGGGCGGGGATGGTTGTTACTTCCAGCTCCGTTATGTGGTTGACTGCGTCATTCTTTGTCGGCGGATTGATTGCCAGGTTTGTACCTAAACGGGTGATTATGCTCGTAGTCACGATTCAATTAGTGTTTTACTTGATGCTAGTTTTTGCAAACATCCATTTTCCGTTTTGGATGTTTTACATTATTTCGGCTGTCAACGGAACCGGGATGGGGATTGTGATCAGTATGAACACGATCCTGAGTCAACATTTAGTTAGCGACAGCCTGGTAGGGTCGGCCACCGCGATACTAACGTTGGGCCGTTCTCTCGGTCAAACGGTGATGACGGGTGTATATGGAGCCATTTTGAACGTTGTTATTAGAATGCAACTTCACGGAATTTCTTTTAGCAAAGTCAACGATGTAATTAGTTCAAGCACTAATGTTCGTGTCACCAACAGATCAATGATCGATGGCATAATTTTAAACGGCCTTCATTCAGTATTTACCTTATCTGCAGTGATGATGGTGGTTGTGCTAGTAATCAATTTTGCTGACCCCAATAAAAAAATCATCAAGTAA
- a CDS encoding sugar O-acetyltransferase, which yields MKTEKEKFLAGEPYNIMDPELAAEETTARRLCKQMNELDDTATKEKDHIIRQLFGSVGKSPWVQPNFRCDFGYNIHVGDYFMCNYDNVILDIAPVTIGDHCMLAPHVQIYAAYHPKDPKGREDFIGLGKPVTLGDHVWVGGGSVILPGVTLGNNVIVGANSTVTKSFGDNVIIAGNPARVISENLPEEK from the coding sequence ATGAAAACAGAAAAAGAAAAATTCTTAGCAGGTGAACCATACAATATCATGGATCCAGAATTGGCAGCAGAAGAAACTACGGCTCGCCGTTTATGCAAACAGATGAATGAACTTGATGACACAGCAACCAAAGAAAAAGATCACATTATTCGCCAACTTTTCGGTTCAGTCGGCAAATCTCCTTGGGTTCAACCTAACTTCCGTTGTGACTTTGGATACAACATTCACGTTGGGGATTACTTTATGTGTAATTACGACAACGTTATTTTAGATATCGCGCCCGTTACCATTGGTGATCACTGTATGCTTGCCCCTCACGTTCAAATTTATGCAGCCTACCATCCAAAAGATCCTAAGGGTCGTGAAGACTTTATCGGTTTGGGCAAACCTGTTACCCTTGGCGACCACGTTTGGGTCGGTGGTGGCTCAGTAATTTTGCCAGGAGTAACTTTAGGAAATAACGTAATTGTTGGTGCAAACTCAACTGTCACTAAATCGTTTGGGGACAACGTTATTATCGCCGGTAATCCAGCACGAGTAATTAGTGAAAATCTGCCGGAAGAAAAATAA
- a CDS encoding MFS transporter, with translation MDKSISIAIWRKNILIFLTSQFLTGITSMIVQYAIIWYLTKETGSATVLSLATLLGMLPMALLSPFAGPFVDRLNKKALLIVPDLIAALFAILLSIVGTINSTFPLWLVFVSLLVRSIAQTFQMPTVQSILPTMVPEKELTKINGQLGMVQSANMIIAPALGAFLFSIVPINFLILIDVIGAVISVGLLIFVVIPNNKITEQKLSILSDVKFGLGKLVKNRGVMWLTIIGAIFTLLLMPAASLYPLMTMDYFKGSVFQAGMIEVIYSAGMLLGGAIIGFFGNWKNRMTPVVLSYLVIGITFAWSGILPDSQTGYWYFLILNAIGGLATPFFNTLMMAMIQQSYPSNELGRVLGILNAILSIAGPVGLIFAGPLADSIGVEKMFLIAGIGTVLCGLANWLIPTARNYDIKLQATLAEKNEK, from the coding sequence ATGGATAAATCAATTTCTATCGCAATTTGGCGAAAAAACATATTAATATTTTTGACTAGTCAATTTTTAACTGGGATTACCAGTATGATTGTTCAATATGCCATTATTTGGTATTTGACCAAGGAAACGGGATCGGCAACTGTTCTTAGTTTAGCAACATTATTGGGAATGCTACCGATGGCTCTGCTTAGCCCGTTTGCTGGACCGTTTGTTGACCGGCTAAACAAAAAGGCATTACTGATTGTGCCAGATTTGATTGCAGCTTTATTTGCAATTCTGCTATCGATTGTTGGAACCATTAATTCAACCTTCCCACTCTGGTTGGTATTTGTTTCACTATTGGTTCGCTCAATCGCCCAGACCTTTCAAATGCCCACGGTCCAATCGATTCTACCAACAATGGTTCCGGAAAAAGAACTAACAAAAATCAACGGCCAGTTAGGCATGGTTCAATCAGCGAATATGATTATTGCTCCAGCACTCGGTGCCTTTTTGTTCTCAATCGTACCAATTAATTTTTTAATCTTAATCGATGTAATTGGGGCAGTAATTAGTGTTGGTTTATTAATATTTGTAGTAATTCCAAACAATAAAATTACTGAGCAAAAGTTGTCTATCCTTAGCGATGTCAAATTTGGTTTAGGAAAACTAGTCAAAAATCGTGGAGTTATGTGGCTTACCATAATCGGTGCCATTTTTACCCTCCTATTGATGCCTGCTGCTAGCCTATATCCACTGATGACAATGGACTACTTCAAAGGTTCCGTATTTCAAGCTGGGATGATTGAAGTGATTTACTCCGCAGGAATGCTTTTGGGCGGGGCAATAATTGGCTTTTTTGGTAATTGGAAAAATAGAATGACACCTGTCGTCTTATCATACCTAGTGATTGGAATTACTTTTGCATGGAGTGGAATTCTACCCGACAGTCAAACCGGTTACTGGTATTTCTTGATTCTCAATGCAATTGGTGGACTAGCCACCCCATTCTTCAATACCTTAATGATGGCGATGATTCAGCAATCATATCCATCAAATGAACTGGGTAGAGTCTTGGGAATCTTAAACGCAATCTTAAGCATTGCCGGACCGGTCGGCCTAATCTTTGCTGGCCCCTTGGCGGACTCAATCGGTGTAGAAAAGATGTTCCTCATCGCAGGAATTGGTACTGTGCTATGTGGACTGGCAAATTGGCTAATTCCCACAGCAAGAAATTACGATATTAAATTGCAAGCTACTTTAGCTGAAAAAAACGAAAAATAA
- a CDS encoding DMT family transporter: MAWIDLFIAGLFEVFWAAMMKLSHGFSKLGFSVATVVGMILSFYFLAKATKMLPISLSYPIWTGIGAVGSILVGAFVFKDTLPPATWIFIGFLLVGIIGIKVTSGH, from the coding sequence ATGGCATGGATTGATTTATTTATCGCAGGATTATTTGAAGTTTTTTGGGCAGCAATGATGAAACTGAGCCACGGTTTCTCTAAGTTAGGCTTCTCAGTGGCTACAGTTGTTGGGATGATTCTTAGTTTTTACTTTCTAGCAAAGGCAACCAAGATGCTACCCATTAGCCTCTCCTACCCAATTTGGACAGGAATTGGTGCAGTTGGATCTATCCTGGTTGGTGCCTTTGTATTTAAAGACACCCTACCACCTGCAACTTGGATTTTTATTGGTTTCTTACTTGTTGGAATTATCGGAATTAAAGTCACTAGCGGGCATTAG
- a CDS encoding TIGR00730 family Rossman fold protein, whose amino-acid sequence MEKVAVYCGASAGNDKVYQEATVKLAHWLVEHNLDLVYGGGGVGLMGLLAKSVVASGGTVHGIMPQELFDRGAALEWLSDLKIVANMDIRKQEMMKQSDGCIALPGGPGTLEEISQAFSWARIGDNPSPCVFYNVAGYYDPLEKMFDEMTKKEFLTVEDRQKLLFSDSLTEIYKFMNNYEPPVIRSYNKSN is encoded by the coding sequence ATGGAAAAAGTTGCGGTATATTGTGGAGCATCAGCAGGAAACGATAAGGTGTACCAAGAAGCGACCGTCAAATTAGCTCATTGGTTAGTTGAGCATAACCTAGATTTAGTTTATGGTGGTGGCGGTGTTGGCTTGATGGGATTGCTAGCTAAGTCGGTTGTGGCGTCTGGCGGGACGGTGCACGGCATTATGCCCCAAGAACTTTTTGATCGAGGGGCAGCACTGGAGTGGCTTTCTGATTTGAAGATTGTTGCTAATATGGATATTCGTAAGCAAGAAATGATGAAACAATCTGATGGTTGTATTGCGTTGCCTGGAGGTCCTGGAACATTGGAGGAGATATCTCAGGCCTTTTCATGGGCACGAATTGGTGATAATCCCAGCCCGTGTGTCTTCTATAATGTTGCTGGCTATTATGACCCATTAGAAAAAATGTTTGATGAGATGACTAAAAAAGAATTTTTGACGGTTGAAGATCGCCAGAAGTTGCTTTTTTCTGACTCGCTGACAGAAATCTATAAATTTATGAACAATTATGAGCCACCTGTAATTAGAAGTTATAACAAAAGCAATTAG
- a CDS encoding GNAT family N-acetyltransferase, translating into MKLTVGQGKPIRAAASFVRMNVFVIERHIKLTDEFDDKDSDTMTYAVMFDGETPVATARFESPDERTLKIGRVATLKDYRGQGLGAQVLTALEEVAKSRGKTTSLIHSEVTAQGFYESLGYQASSDVFVEDGVDCIIVEKSF; encoded by the coding sequence ATGAAGCTAACTGTTGGTCAAGGAAAGCCAATTCGGGCTGCCGCAAGCTTTGTTAGAATGAACGTTTTTGTTATCGAACGTCACATCAAACTAACAGATGAGTTTGACGATAAAGATAGTGATACCATGACATACGCAGTAATGTTTGATGGCGAAACGCCGGTAGCAACTGCTCGTTTTGAATCACCTGATGAGCGAACGTTAAAAATCGGTAGAGTCGCTACTTTAAAAGATTACCGTGGACAAGGTCTCGGTGCCCAAGTTCTTACAGCTCTCGAAGAAGTAGCCAAATCTAGAGGCAAAACAACCTCATTAATTCATAGTGAAGTAACCGCCCAGGGATTTTACGAATCGCTTGGCTATCAGGCGTCATCGGATGTATTTGTTGAAGACGGCGTTGACTGCATAATTGTCGAAAAATCATTTTAA
- a CDS encoding pyridoxal phosphate-dependent aminotransferase, with protein MITTIEQSDILNNLPKQFFASLVKKVGAKVASGADVINLGQGNPDQPTPANIVKAMQEATADPANHKYSPFRGEPELKQAAADFYQREYGVQLDPEKEVAIIGGSKTALVELPLALLNPGDNVLLPDPGYPDYLSGVPLAGANLQLYPISEENGYLPDFSKIEIDHSKRNLLYLNYPNNPTGAIATPEFYEAAVKFAQDNDVQIVQDFAYGAIGFDGNRPLSFLQTSGAKDVGIETYTLSKTYNMAGWRIGFAVGNPEIIEAINLIQDHLFVSVFPAVQSAAVTALSDSQESVKKLVALYEKRRNQFFKAARSIGWEPYQSEGTFYAWMPVPKGYTSESFADLLLDKAAVAVAPGTGFGANGEGYIRVGLLIDEPRYTEACERIAKLNLF; from the coding sequence ATGATAACGACAATTGAACAGTCAGATATCTTAAACAATTTACCAAAGCAATTCTTTGCAAGTTTGGTTAAAAAGGTTGGGGCAAAGGTTGCTTCAGGAGCGGACGTAATTAATTTGGGCCAAGGAAATCCTGATCAACCAACGCCAGCAAATATTGTTAAAGCGATGCAGGAGGCCACCGCAGATCCTGCTAACCACAAGTACTCGCCCTTTCGTGGTGAGCCTGAGCTAAAACAAGCTGCAGCTGATTTTTATCAGCGTGAGTATGGTGTTCAACTTGACCCGGAAAAGGAAGTTGCGATTATTGGCGGTTCTAAAACAGCACTTGTTGAACTTCCGTTAGCATTATTGAATCCGGGAGACAATGTTTTACTTCCTGATCCAGGTTATCCAGATTACCTTTCCGGAGTTCCGTTGGCCGGAGCTAACTTGCAACTATACCCAATTTCAGAGGAGAATGGATATCTTCCAGACTTTAGTAAGATTGAGATTGATCATTCTAAGCGTAACCTTTTGTACTTGAATTACCCTAATAATCCAACGGGAGCAATTGCCACACCTGAATTTTACGAAGCTGCGGTTAAATTCGCTCAGGATAACGATGTTCAAATAGTTCAGGACTTTGCATACGGAGCAATTGGTTTTGATGGCAATCGCCCATTGAGCTTCCTGCAAACCTCAGGGGCAAAAGACGTTGGAATCGAAACGTATACCTTGTCGAAAACTTATAACATGGCAGGGTGGCGAATCGGATTTGCTGTTGGAAATCCAGAAATTATTGAAGCAATCAATTTAATTCAGGATCACCTGTTTGTTAGCGTCTTTCCAGCCGTTCAGTCTGCTGCAGTAACTGCACTGTCTGATAGCCAAGAAAGTGTTAAAAAGTTAGTTGCCCTATACGAGAAGCGGAGAAACCAATTTTTCAAAGCAGCTAGATCAATTGGCTGGGAACCTTATCAATCAGAGGGAACCTTTTATGCCTGGATGCCAGTTCCAAAAGGATATACTAGCGAATCTTTCGCCGACTTGCTTCTGGACAAGGCGGCGGTGGCAGTTGCCCCAGGTACTGGATTTGGAGCTAATGGTGAAGGATACATTCGGGTGGGGTTATTGATTGACGAGCCTCGTTACACTGAAGCCTGTGAACGAATTGCAAAACTAAACCTATTTTAA
- a CDS encoding L,D-transpeptidase family protein has product MTRREQHKNKQKQKRARRLKVGVASVLTVAVIGSMGVWGYYRNHFKMANINGVNVSGLTIAQATDKLNTAAGNKTNDLVVKGSRVKVDQAQVSELFNNRSSMSMLANPSMTTGVAISKAQQTKRLTVLLPKFKKQVDEINAAKKPTTNTKVNLVDGKVVVKEGTQGTQLDKKWMVKQFKYQAKRDLEISVPKKVLKIDSPSSQAVKDEKQKLQELMNHKVTVKTYNKDLKFKASDYLTNAVQTAPGKYKFDSSKLAARIKQLANKIDTLGKPYKLKVHSGQTRVVQGGTYGWQVNQTALTKNIMKHLQANAKTTMNLKHYAIGRGYGEKNVGKTRVEVDLKNLMEYVYVNGKLKVKTPVMSGTVTGGNKTPQGTFYILYKQRHATLRGKNNDGSKYASPVNYWVPITTDGVGLHDSPWQPASVYGNPSARSQYHSHGCVNNPPSVMGKVFKYTSVNEPVVIYY; this is encoded by the coding sequence TTGACAAGAAGAGAACAACATAAAAATAAACAAAAACAAAAGAGAGCCCGTAGGCTTAAAGTCGGGGTGGCATCAGTTTTAACTGTGGCTGTAATCGGTAGTATGGGAGTTTGGGGTTATTACCGGAACCACTTTAAGATGGCGAATATCAATGGGGTTAACGTTTCGGGGCTAACTATTGCTCAAGCGACTGATAAATTAAACACGGCTGCCGGCAATAAAACTAATGATTTAGTTGTAAAAGGTTCGCGAGTTAAAGTGGACCAAGCACAGGTTTCGGAGTTATTTAATAACCGTAGTTCGATGAGTATGTTAGCCAACCCATCGATGACAACTGGGGTAGCAATTTCAAAGGCTCAGCAAACCAAGCGGCTAACTGTTTTACTTCCAAAGTTTAAAAAACAGGTAGATGAAATTAATGCTGCTAAAAAGCCAACCACCAACACCAAGGTTAACTTGGTCGATGGTAAGGTCGTTGTCAAGGAAGGGACCCAAGGTACCCAGCTTGATAAAAAGTGGATGGTAAAGCAATTTAAGTACCAGGCTAAGCGGGATTTGGAAATTTCAGTTCCTAAAAAAGTGCTGAAGATCGACAGCCCAAGCAGTCAGGCAGTTAAAGATGAGAAGCAAAAGCTCCAAGAGTTAATGAACCATAAAGTCACCGTTAAAACTTACAATAAAGACTTGAAGTTCAAAGCAAGTGACTACCTAACAAATGCAGTTCAAACTGCACCAGGAAAGTACAAGTTTGATTCATCTAAATTGGCAGCTAGAATCAAGCAACTTGCTAACAAGATTGATACGCTCGGAAAACCATACAAACTAAAAGTTCATTCTGGACAGACAAGAGTAGTGCAAGGTGGAACATACGGCTGGCAAGTCAACCAGACAGCACTCACCAAGAACATTATGAAGCATTTACAGGCTAATGCTAAGACAACGATGAATCTAAAACACTATGCAATTGGTCGTGGTTATGGAGAGAAGAACGTTGGGAAAACCAGAGTTGAGGTTGACCTTAAAAACCTAATGGAATACGTTTACGTAAACGGCAAATTGAAAGTTAAAACACCAGTAATGTCGGGAACAGTTACTGGCGGTAATAAGACACCGCAGGGAACCTTCTACATTCTTTATAAGCAACGCCACGCAACGTTACGAGGCAAGAACAACGATGGTTCTAAGTATGCTTCTCCTGTAAATTACTGGGTACCAATTACAACTGATGGGGTTGGATTGCATGATTCACCTTGGCAACCAGCTTCCGTCTATGGAAACCCTAGCGCAAGGTCTCAGTACCATTCTCACGGGTGTGTGAATAATCCACCTTCGGTAATGGGAAAAGTGTTCAAGTATACCTCAGTCAATGAACCAGTGGTGATTTACTACTAA